GCACTATTATGTCTCGGGCGATGCCAAGCCCACGAAGTGCTCTGTCCATCTCAACCATCACACTGCGTCTTTTGCCTGAAAATGAACAAACCACCAGAAAGTCGATATCACTGTGCTCGTCAGCAGTGCCGCGCGCCTGCGAGCCGAAGAGTATTATCTTCTCCGGATTAAAGCTCTCGGCAAGTCTGCGTGCCGCCGTTTCGATTGTGTCGCTGCTAATCATGCGATTTACCTCAAGGGTATTATATGCCGCATTATACCATCAACGAAGAGTGGAGCACATTACGAACTCTCCACTCTCATACTCTTAACTATCCTTCACCGTGCGATACATTCTCGCCTGCATGCCGTGGGTCTTCACGATCCCGACTGCCTCGCTCTGGTCAAAGGTCTTGGAATCGAATGACGCCAGGTCTTCGTTATAGAGAGCATACTTGCTCCTGCGTCCGATGACCGTACAGCTTCCCTTAAAGAGGCGCAAGATGACATCGCCGGTGACTCTGGGCTGAATCTTATTGATAAACGCTTCCAGGTCGTCCTTGAACGGGTCATACCACAGACCCTCATAGGCGAGCTTGCCCCACTGCTGATCGACCGACACCTTGAAAGCTCTCTCTTCGGCTGTGCAGACCAAATCTTCCAGAGCCTTATGAGCCGGAATCAGGACTTTTGCCGCTGGGCACTCATAGTTCTCGCGGACCTTGAGGCCGATGATCCTATCTTCCATTATATCGACCCTGCCTACACCATTGGCCCCAGCAAGCTCGTGCACCTTAAGGACCAGATCGAGTGAGTTCATCTTCTGGCCGTTCAAAGCAACCGGCACGCCATTATCGAACGTGATGGTGATCTCAGTCGGCGTGTTAGGCGCATCCACAGGGTTCTTTGTCCAGTGGAAGATTTCTTCCGGCGGAGCGTAATCCGGCTCCTCCAGATGACCGCCCTCTATCGACCGTCCCCACAAATTCTCATCTATGGACCATATCTTGTCTTTGCTCTGGCCGATCGGGATGCCCTTCTTTTCGGCATATTCGATCTCCCAGGTGCGGGTCATGGTGTGCTCGCGCATAGGAGCGATGATCGGCATATCAGGCATCAGAGCGCGCATTACGAACTCGATCCTGAACTGGTCATTGCCCTTGCCGGTGCAGCCATGGCAGAAGGCATCACCTTTGACTTTCTGAGCAATCTCGACTGCCTTGAGGCCTATTAGCGGCCTTGCAATAGATGTGCTGATCGGGTAGCCCTGATAATCGCCGTTGGCTTTGATCGCAGGAAAAATATACTCGTCTACAAACTCCTGCCGGGCGTCGATTGTGTAGTGCTCGGTGCCGAGCATCTTGGCCTTCTCTTCAGCCTGTTTGATCTCCGCTGCGGGCAGACCCACATCGACAGTAACGGTAACGATATGGTCGAACCCATAGTCCTCGCGCATCATCGGGATGCACACTGATGTATCCAGCCCACCTGAGTAGACTAGGACGACTGTTTTTGGCATGATTTTCCTCCATTTTTGGTGGAGAGTGGAGGGTGGAGAGTGGAGAGCTACTCGCTCGCCACTTGGTCCGTTTTCCACTTTCCAAGGCTGTTCCTAAAAGAGCTTAGCATTCTTGCAAGCTCATCAGCTTCTGAAACGATTCGTTCAAGGCAATTTACATCAATCAAGCTTTGCGCTGTTGCAATATGCAAGTGTGAAAGAGTTTCACACAAAGAACCGTAAGCTATTTCGATAAACCGCGAGAAGTCTTTGTTGGATACTCTGGAACTACCCTCCGCAATATTGGCGCTTATCGACACTGCCGCACGCCTCATTTGTGAAGTAAGACCAAACTGCTCTTTCATCGGAAAAGTCTCTGTTGACTTATATATCAAATTAGCAAACTCGATGCTTTTCTTCCAAATGTCCAGCTTCTCGAACCGAAACATGGCTAACCTCTTACTCACAGTTCTCTACTCTTAACTCTCCACACTCCACTCTTAGCCAGCTAACAGCACCATCACGGCCTTCTGCGCATGCAGCCTGTTTTCAGCCTCGTCAAAAACTACACTCTGCTTGCTGTCGATCACCTCGTCAGTGACCTCAGAGTTGCGGTGAGCGGGCAGGCAGTGCTCGAAGATCGCATCGGGTTTTGCATGCTTCATCAAACCGGCATTTACCTGGAAAGGCGCGAAAGTTTTTGCTCTCTCCGCAGCCTCGGCTTCCTGGCCCATACTCGCCCATACGTCTGTATAGACCACATCTGCATCCTTAACGGCTTCAACAGCATCGTTGAATATCTCAATCTTGGCGCCGGTCTCTTTAGCAAACTCCTTCGCCTTGGCTGTCACATTCTCATCCGGCTCATAACCCTTGGGGCAGCCGATGGCAAAGTTCATGCCTACCTTGGCGGCCAGCAGCATAAGCGAGTGAGCTACGTTGTTTCCGTCGCCTATAAATGCCAGTTTGAGTCCTTCGAACTTGCCTTTGTGCTCGAGAATCGTATAGAAATCGGCCAGAGCTTGGCATGGGTGCTCGAGGTCGGACAAGGCATTTATCACCGGGATCCCCGCATACTCAGCAAGCCCGGTCACCTTTTCATGCTCAAAGACACGAGCCATGATGATGTCGCACATCCGCCCGATTGTCTGCGCCACATCGCCTATGCTCTCGCGCTTACCCAGACCGATATCGTTGGGCCCAAGGTATATGCCATGCCCCCCGAGCTGGAATATTCCGGTCTCGAAAGAGACCCGAGTCCGCAGGCTGGGTTTCTCAAAAATCATAGCAAGAGTCTTGCCTTCAAAAATCCTGCGCTGTCTGGACGGCGGGATGATCCCCTCCTTCAGCTTCTTGGTCATATTAAAGATAGTGTCTATCTCGGCGCGGTTGAGCTGAGAGATGCTGAGCAGGCTCTTGCCCCGCAGTTCGACCGCTGCTTCCGGTTTCTTCTCGCTGGTGAAAGCCACTCCTTCTAACAGCTTGCCGCTGCGCTGCTCAATTACCGCCTGCCTGGCCGGTTCCAACTTGACACCGAACTTGGCCAGTGTTCGTGCAGCCAGACCCTCCGGCTGCCGGATAACGCCAAGCAGCAGATGCTCCGAACAGAGCCTGTCGGCCTGCATCTCATTGCCCTCTTCATATGCGAAATCTATTGCCCGCTTGGCACGCGGAGTAAGCTGCATGTCGCCGCCCAGATTGCCCGAGCCCCTGGCCATATTGGCCTCAAGTTCGGCTCGCAGCTCCTTTAAGTCGACTCCCAGCGAGGTCAACACCAGCGCTGCACCGCATCCTCGGTCTCTTGTCAAACCCAGCAGAATGTGCTCGATGGAGACATTGTTGTCACCCATCTTGCCCGCTTCTTCTTGAGCGAAAAATATAACCCTCTTAGCGTGGTCAGTAAATCGTTGCCACATTTGATAATCTCCCTCGAAAAATAGCTGAAAGTGGAAAGCGGAGAGTGGAAAGTCCAGACCTCGCTATCCATCAGTCAGTTGATAAATTGTTTCGGTTCTACCGAATCGAAACTTCCGTATGGTAAAGTCGATAACCACTAATTATCACTCAGTATCTTCGCAATAATACTTATCGCACGGTCGACTAACTCGTTAGTCAGGATAAGTGGCGGGACGAACCGCAGCGTATTCTCACTCGTCGCGTTGATTATTAGACCGGCCTCCAGCGCCTTTGATACCAAATCTTTGGCTATGGGCTTATCAAACTCTGCTGCAACCATCAGACCCAGTCCGCGGACTTCTTTTACTCCAGGCAGTATAGCTAGTTGCTCGCGGAAATACTGCCCAACCTTAGCCGCGTTTTCGACCCAGCCGCCATCTTTTATCTCAGTAACTGCCGCTATCGCCGCCGCGCATGCTAGTGGGTTGCCGCCGAATGTAGCCGCATGGTCGCCCGGCTCAAAGACATCCGCCCATTTATCACGCGCTAGACATGCCCCCATCGGGAAACCCGCCGCTATAGTCTTGGCGAGGGTCATAACATCCGGGACAACCCCAAAGTTCTGGAACCCAAACATCTTACCCGTTCTGCCCAAGCCTGTCTGGACCTCGTCGAAGATGAGCGTTGCGCCGAACTTGTCGCACAGGTCGCGTGCTGCCTGCAAGAACTCGGCACTGGCCGGATGCACCCCGCTCTCACCCTGCACAGGCTCCATCATAATGGCGCAGGTCTTCTCGTCCACTGCGTCCTTGAGAGCTTCGATATCATTATAAGGTATATATTTGAAGCCCGGAACCAGCGGAGTAAACGACTTCTGATACTTCGGCTGGCCGGTGGCAGTAATAGCCGCCAGGGTCCGGCCATGAAATGACTTTAATGCCGTCACTATCTCGCACTTTTCAGGGTGCCCTGATATCTTGGCCGCTTTCTTGGCTAGTTTCATTGCTGCTTCATTGGCTTCAGCTCCCGAGTTGCAGAAGAAAGCCTTACTCATCCCCGAAATCTCACACAGAATCTTGGCTAGTTTTGCCTGGCCGGGCACGTAATAGAGATTGCTGGTGTGCATAAGAGTTCCGGCCTGCTCGCGGATAGCCTCGACTACTTTGGGCGGGCAGTGCCCCAACCCATTTACTGCAATCCCTGCCACAAGGTCCAGATACTCCTTGCCATCGATGTCATAAGCAAAGCATCCCTCACCCTTAACGAGCACTACCGGCTGCTTGCCGTAGGTTTTCATTACGTATTGATCGTACAGCGCCATTACATCGGCGCTGTTTGTCTCTGATTGTTTCGTTAGCATAAAGTGCCCTCTTTCATTTATAAAGCAGATTCCTCGCATCTGCTCGGAATGACTCGATTATTAGTCTCACTAAGTGATAGAACGTTAACTGTTAGCAGCCGGTCTGGACTCTCAGCTCTCCACTCTCAACTTTCCACTGAATCAAGGCACAATCATCGTCCCGATGCCTGTATCCGTAAATATCTCCATCAACAGAGAGTGAGGCATGGTGCCGTCTATGATGTGCGTACGCTCGACGGCGCCCGCAAGCGCCGTCATACAAGCCTCCACCTTTGGGATCATGCCCTTGTCTATCTGTTTGGTCTTTATCATCTGCTTCGCGTCCGCCACCTTTAGTTCGGATATAAAGGTTGACTTATCGCTAAAGTCTGAGTATATACCCGGCACGTCGGTCATCATCATGAGCTTGGTCGCACCTACCTCAGCGGCAATCTCACCCGCGATATGATCGGCATTAACATTAAAACTCTCGCCGTTCGGACCGATCGCAACAGAAGATATTACAGGTATATAGTTATGCTCCAGCA
The DNA window shown above is from bacterium and carries:
- a CDS encoding nucleotidyltransferase domain-containing protein, which codes for MISSDTIETAARRLAESFNPEKIILFGSQARGTADEHSDIDFLVVCSFSGKRRSVMVEMDRALRGLGIARDIIVLTPEEYERDRLIAGTVARPASIEGRVLYERT
- a CDS encoding argininosuccinate synthase, with product MPKTVVLVYSGGLDTSVCIPMMREDYGFDHIVTVTVDVGLPAAEIKQAEEKAKMLGTEHYTIDARQEFVDEYIFPAIKANGDYQGYPISTSIARPLIGLKAVEIAQKVKGDAFCHGCTGKGNDQFRIEFVMRALMPDMPIIAPMREHTMTRTWEIEYAEKKGIPIGQSKDKIWSIDENLWGRSIEGGHLEEPDYAPPEEIFHWTKNPVDAPNTPTEITITFDNGVPVALNGQKMNSLDLVLKVHELAGANGVGRVDIMEDRIIGLKVRENYECPAAKVLIPAHKALEDLVCTAEERAFKVSVDQQWGKLAYEGLWYDPFKDDLEAFINKIQPRVTGDVILRLFKGSCTVIGRRSKYALYNEDLASFDSKTFDQSEAVGIVKTHGMQARMYRTVKDS
- a CDS encoding four helix bundle protein → MFRFEKLDIWKKSIEFANLIYKSTETFPMKEQFGLTSQMRRAAVSISANIAEGSSRVSNKDFSRFIEIAYGSLCETLSHLHIATAQSLIDVNCLERIVSEADELARMLSSFRNSLGKWKTDQVASE
- the argF gene encoding ornithine carbamoyltransferase, which gives rise to MAFTSEKKPEAAVELRGKSLLSISQLNRAEIDTIFNMTKKLKEGIIPPSRQRRIFEGKTLAMIFEKPSLRTRVSFETGIFQLGGHGIYLGPNDIGLGKRESIGDVAQTIGRMCDIIMARVFEHEKVTGLAEYAGIPVINALSDLEHPCQALADFYTILEHKGKFEGLKLAFIGDGNNVAHSLMLLAAKVGMNFAIGCPKGYEPDENVTAKAKEFAKETGAKIEIFNDAVEAVKDADVVYTDVWASMGQEAEAAERAKTFAPFQVNAGLMKHAKPDAIFEHCLPAHRNSEVTDEVIDSKQSVVFDEAENRLHAQKAVMVLLAG
- a CDS encoding acetylornithine transaminase, which gives rise to MLTKQSETNSADVMALYDQYVMKTYGKQPVVLVKGEGCFAYDIDGKEYLDLVAGIAVNGLGHCPPKVVEAIREQAGTLMHTSNLYYVPGQAKLAKILCEISGMSKAFFCNSGAEANEAAMKLAKKAAKISGHPEKCEIVTALKSFHGRTLAAITATGQPKYQKSFTPLVPGFKYIPYNDIEALKDAVDEKTCAIMMEPVQGESGVHPASAEFLQAARDLCDKFGATLIFDEVQTGLGRTGKMFGFQNFGVVPDVMTLAKTIAAGFPMGACLARDKWADVFEPGDHAATFGGNPLACAAAIAAVTEIKDGGWVENAAKVGQYFREQLAILPGVKEVRGLGLMVAAEFDKPIAKDLVSKALEAGLIINATSENTLRFVPPLILTNELVDRAISIIAKILSDN